A single genomic interval of Dehalococcoidia bacterium harbors:
- a CDS encoding NAD-dependent epimerase/dehydratase family protein yields MMKALVTGATGFLGSHIVERLLEKGHEVRALARKTSNLSHLKTTGAEIVFGDVEDCDSLCPAVDGVEVVFHAAARVMPGWGEWPDFECCIVRGTENMLRASAEDGVSRFVYISSSTVMGEESYGETPADESTPCGISTFRYDTFYDHAKLQAEKLALEWHKQGKISVTVVRPSMVYGPRDRLLSDKSYRQFNVPIVVWPGKANPRTAIVHVSDVADCIILAATSDKAVGEIYNIAPPEVIWFRDYGNAMIRAIGGRKIQITIPYLVGYLWCASMEGWARLKRQKELPYLTRSGARFLNQGMHIDASKARRDLGWQPKVSLEEGCRLYVQWRRSQEKK; encoded by the coding sequence ATGATGAAGGCGCTGGTTACTGGAGCCACGGGATTTTTGGGGAGCCATATTGTTGAACGCTTGCTCGAGAAGGGCCATGAGGTGCGTGCGCTGGCCCGCAAGACATCCAACCTTAGTCACTTGAAGACTACAGGGGCTGAGATTGTCTTCGGCGACGTTGAGGATTGTGATAGCCTCTGCCCCGCGGTTGATGGGGTGGAGGTGGTTTTTCATGCTGCGGCTAGGGTGATGCCGGGGTGGGGGGAATGGCCGGACTTCGAGTGTTGCATCGTAAGGGGTACCGAGAATATGCTTAGGGCCAGTGCCGAGGATGGGGTCTCCCGCTTTGTCTATATCAGTTCCAGCACTGTGATGGGTGAGGAGTCTTATGGGGAAACACCCGCCGATGAGTCAACACCCTGTGGGATATCTACTTTCAGATACGATACCTTCTATGACCATGCCAAGCTGCAGGCTGAGAAGTTAGCTCTTGAATGGCACAAACAGGGAAAGATTTCGGTCACCGTGGTCAGGCCGTCTATGGTCTATGGCCCCAGGGATAGACTCCTCAGCGATAAATCCTACCGTCAATTCAACGTGCCCATTGTAGTATGGCCGGGGAAGGCGAATCCCCGAACGGCCATAGTGCATGTTAGTGATGTGGCTGACTGTATCATTCTTGCTGCCACCAGCGATAAGGCGGTTGGAGAGATATATAATATTGCTCCCCCGGAGGTGATCTGGTTTCGTGATTATGGCAATGCCATGATACGAGCTATAGGCGGGCGCAAGATTCAGATAACTATACCGTACTTAGTCGGCTACTTATGGTGCGCATCGATGGAGGGGTGGGCGCGGTTGAAACGGCAGAAGGAACTGCCGTATCTAACCCGTTCTGGTGCACGGTTTCTCAACCAGGGGATGCACATCGATGCTTCCAAAGCGAGGAGGGATCTGGGATGGCAGCCCAAGGTCTCGTTAGAGGAGGGCTGCAGGTTATACGTCCAGTGGCGGCGATCGCAAGAGAAGAAATAA
- a CDS encoding aldehyde ferredoxin oxidoreductase family protein, which yields MAAYQGKILEVNLTTGMVTTSMVDKETLRKFIGGSGLAAKLFFDRDLVDVDPLSDKNVLFLMAGPLSGTNFPTSSRLVAAFKSPQTGIWGQASAGGSFAAEIRKAGYCGIAISGASSKPVYISIEDDKVEIKDAADLWGKDCYEATDIIKGRHGARVDVVEIGPAGENLVKFACILNGKWGFIGRCGGGAVMGSKKLKAVVVHGTGKVEAASPEEFAKIRKTLVNKVKDNIISQSLKSAGTALGADVNAITGVLPVKNFTVGDGSAFGPKIGGTALTAQYLTKPHACLTCPIACKRTVRVAEGPYKGEEGPGPQYETICALGSLLMIDDLAAILKMGETANRYGVDSISCGGTIAFAMECFEKGLITSKDLDGGQLRWGNPDDVLAIMEKIAKRQGLGDVLAEGSRSAAKKIGKNAEDYTVEIKGLEMPQYDARGTHGHGLSFMTSNRGACHVASSIGPIESGWTTWPEVGITGGYDAKADEGKGELNVTCENIAMLSNSVTMCYFSLMSLSITDIAEALKTVTGFDYDLDEIMGCGERIWMLQRGLNNLMGVTAADDRMPKRILTPHPDGGAAGSVPNVELMLKDYYKARGLDANGRPLKEKLDKLGLSDLAAKLYK from the coding sequence CGTCGATGTTGATCCCTTATCCGATAAAAACGTACTGTTTCTAATGGCTGGCCCGTTGTCAGGAACCAACTTCCCTACATCATCGCGCCTTGTGGCAGCCTTCAAATCACCTCAGACCGGTATCTGGGGGCAGGCCTCCGCTGGAGGCAGTTTTGCTGCGGAGATAAGGAAGGCGGGCTACTGCGGTATAGCGATATCAGGTGCCTCAAGCAAGCCTGTCTACATCTCTATCGAGGACGACAAAGTAGAAATCAAGGATGCCGCCGACCTTTGGGGCAAGGACTGTTACGAAGCGACCGACATCATCAAAGGGCGGCACGGGGCTAGGGTGGACGTTGTGGAGATCGGTCCGGCGGGCGAGAACCTGGTGAAGTTCGCGTGCATATTGAACGGCAAGTGGGGCTTCATCGGCCGCTGTGGTGGGGGAGCGGTGATGGGCTCCAAGAAGCTGAAGGCCGTCGTCGTCCATGGCACCGGTAAGGTTGAAGCAGCTTCCCCCGAGGAGTTTGCTAAAATACGTAAGACCCTTGTTAACAAGGTCAAGGATAACATCATCTCCCAGAGCCTTAAGAGTGCCGGAACAGCCCTGGGTGCAGATGTTAATGCCATAACCGGTGTCCTGCCGGTGAAGAACTTTACAGTGGGGGATGGTAGTGCCTTCGGTCCCAAGATTGGTGGCACCGCTCTTACTGCACAGTATCTGACCAAGCCACATGCCTGCTTAACCTGTCCTATTGCGTGTAAGAGAACTGTCAGGGTGGCAGAGGGACCCTATAAGGGAGAGGAAGGGCCCGGGCCTCAGTATGAGACAATCTGTGCACTTGGATCCCTCCTTATGATTGACGACCTGGCCGCGATACTGAAGATGGGCGAGACGGCTAATAGATATGGCGTGGACAGCATAAGCTGCGGCGGCACCATTGCCTTCGCGATGGAGTGCTTTGAGAAAGGCCTTATCACCTCCAAGGATCTCGATGGCGGCCAGTTGAGATGGGGAAATCCGGATGACGTTCTGGCAATAATGGAAAAGATCGCCAAGCGGCAGGGCTTGGGCGATGTGCTGGCGGAGGGCAGCCGGAGCGCAGCCAAGAAGATCGGTAAGAATGCTGAGGACTATACAGTCGAGATCAAGGGCCTTGAGATGCCTCAGTACGATGCTCGGGGTACCCATGGGCATGGCCTCAGTTTCATGACTTCCAACCGTGGTGCCTGTCACGTCGCATCTTCGATAGGCCCGATCGAGTCTGGCTGGACTACCTGGCCAGAAGTTGGTATAACCGGCGGCTATGATGCCAAAGCAGACGAGGGCAAAGGTGAGTTGAACGTTACTTGTGAAAATATAGCGATGTTGTCGAATTCAGTAACGATGTGCTATTTTTCCCTTATGTCTCTAAGTATTACCGATATAGCCGAAGCGCTTAAGACCGTCACAGGCTTTGACTACGACCTCGACGAGATCATGGGATGTGGCGAACGTATCTGGATGCTCCAGAGGGGTCTGAATAATCTCATGGGCGTCACGGCTGCGGATGACCGAATGCCCAAGCGAATACTGACTCCACACCCTGATGGCGGGGCTGCGGGCTCTGTGCCCAATGTAGAACTCATGTTGAAGGATTACTACAAGGCAAGGGGTCTGGATGCTAACGGCCGTCCGTTAAAGGAGAAGCTGGATAAACTGGGGCTATCCGATCTTGCTGCCAAGCTTTATAAGTAG